ATAATAAAGATGACCAGGTTGAGCACGGCCCAGAAGATCAGGAAGCTCCTGCTGTATAAGGGCACCATGGTGGAGCAGTTTTTCAGGTCACACAGGCAGTGCCAGCCCATGCTGGGGATGAGGCCCATCAGCAGGGCCACTAGCCAGATGCCCAGGATGAGCAGTGCCACCCGACAATTGGATATCCTGCTGTGGAACTTGACAGTGAAGATAATCTGGTGCCTTTCCACGGCCACGGCCAGCAGATTGACCACAGACGCTGTCAGGCTTATGTTGATCAGACCCTGCCGCACAAACCACTGGGCTTTGGTCATCTTTGTAATCCAGGGGCCCGTATGGAACATCAGGTAGAGGTAAGAGGCGCCGGCAAACAGGTCGGACGCAGCCAGGTTGCCCAGTAGGTAGTAGATGGGGTAGTGGAAGCCACGGTTGATGATGATGGCCACCATGACCAAGCTGTTGGCAAAGAGGATGAAGGCACAAACTATGATGCCCAGGATCACCACCAGCAGGTTTTGCGAGGTCCACGAATTGCTGATGTGCTTGTCACTGTGATTGTAGAAGAACTCCAGCGACCGGTTGCAGTAGCATCCGGGTGTGTCGTCGCCGTCAATGTCTATACACATTGCTGCCAAGGGAGAGGAGGAGCATGCAAGAGTAGGGCCACCTATTCAATAAGAGGACCAATATAAGTACAATTTggcaaaaatattttcaaagttACAGGGAAAAGGCATAAATTAACTAGATCACTCTGGGGATTTTATGAATCAATATCGAATTGTCAAAACCAGGATCATGATCAATCATAACATCGATATATTCATCAAATTTTTTGCATTAATTTTTGAAGATGTCCCAATCAGTTAAATCAAAGGAGTCTTGTAGCTGCTCAGTGGCTTCAGTAGTCCAACTCAGAGCCAAGTTTTCTTTGCTGGTTTTCCAATTTTAATTTATGCTTATAAGGAGAATGTCAACAGGATCAAAGGATGTTCAGCTTTGCCCAGAGGTGCTTGGGCCCAGGGATGGTCCAAGACGATGATTGTATCCTTCATCGGATGCTCATAATACTTCCGACACTTATTGGCAGCACTGTCCCATCCCActtccccctccccaaccccccatCGACCAATTTAACTGCTGGCACCCCACCTCTCCCAGTCAACAAATTTGCACCCCCTTATCATGGCCAGGGTGGGGTATCTGACAAAATGCTGAAAAACCACAAACTGAAGGTTGTATTATCTGGGCAACTTTCAAATGGACATTTTTTTGAGCACACGCAACCATTAAAGCAACAGCAAAATCTTTATAATTGCAAAGACCACAGCCTAACTGGCCATAAATGGGTACATTTGAGAAAGCTGAGTCTACATAGCTAATATGTAGACTTTTCAAGTCTGAAAGCCAACACTACTATAGCAAACTCTCTCATCGTCTCCGCTGATAAAGCCTCGCCTCTTATGCATACATTTGCGTGCACAAAAACATCTTCAAAACATTAAACTGGTAGTTTCTTACCAATCAAGAAGATGTATTTCTGTCGTTGTCctatcagcgcaaatgcgtcGTTATCTTTCAATCATATTCCGGATTTGCACGTAAGCCTTGGGTTTTGCAAGATTCTCCTGATACCCGTGGACAGCAGCTCCTGCGCCTTACTGGTTCATACTGGTGTCTACTTACTATGCACATGGCTGCACCCACACATAGGCTGCATGCAAAGGTATATATTACCTGAAAATCAAAACAATGCAGACGGTCCATTCTGTGACCCAAACGTACTTTGATGGTTTATTGGCAAGAGGAGCAGCAGAAGGAGGTCAGAATGGAAAACAGACTAAAAATCAACATGGCTAAGCAAATTTGAAAGGTTGGTTCTTCTGGATAATGTAGTGCTGTTAAAGATCCTTGGTAAATATTGTAGGGTGACCACCATCTTGCACGCAATAATAGGTCGATTATGTACACACCCCTCCATGCAGCCATTGGTCAGTCTGCTTCTCAATCATCACCCTGAACAACCAGAGATGGAGTAACAGCTTGCATGATAAACACCATTTTTTTAAGCGCACACTATGCCTGGCATGTCTGACAAACTCCCAAGATTGTTTTCATTGGCCAACAGTATAAGAATGCTGATTGGCCACACAGCACACTGACACAAACTATGGCATGTGGTGTGTAGCCAGTCAGTACTGATACAATCTATAGTGCAAATGTATCTCACAGTCCCACTTTCATCTCTGATGTGAAGGAAAGCCAGAATTCCGCCTGACAAAGAAGGTTACTCCGGCTAAGAATCAATCAATTcaacaaaaaatattaaatcagCTGAGAAATGGAAAACAGGGTTAGCTCAGGGTTCAATTTGGGACTTGTTATGTGGTAGAAACTTATCTGCTTCACTTACCATCAGATATAATGATACCAGTCTGACTACAAAAGATATAGTCAATACTATCAGTTAATTAAATTAGCTCATAAAAATACCTCATTTACAAATGTGTTGTAAATAATTAGTGGCAAGTAAATTTTACCATGTAGTACATTTTACTCCATATAGACAGTTGCACTATGGTGCCTATTAGACTGTTACTCACAACCATATCATTCCATTCGCTCTTCCTGCACCACCAGTAATCACATAAGTTTATGTATTGTAATCTCCACCTAATTTCCAGATGTTTGACAATAAGGTATGTTAGAATTTCAAGGAcctacacaaatatatagtgCCCTCCAAAATGACTGTTCCCTTTGGTAGAAGATAAAAAGGAATTATATGTCTTAGCTATGAAATAATGCATGGTACCACCTGAAACAAACTTGACAGTGAGAGAAATCATGATTAGAGAAAATCATGAGAGTAACTAGTTAACTTTTTTTTATCTATTGACACTCTTATGTATACACACTCATTAACCACTTCACTCAGTGGTTCATGCTTAAGTGATTAGGGGGAATTATGGCACATCTATCATACAGTAGCACTCAACCTGCGTGACTGTGGagactctgctgccccctgcaggccaggAGACTATATTCTGGAAAAGGGGCTGAGAGATCTCGGTGTGACTCTGTGTGCAGTAATAGGAGACATAAGGCTTCCATATACACAGTAGGCAGGATTtaccatgtttggctaatctTGTGCATCTTATCGGGAACCAGCAAGAAGTGAGCTAAACCTGGCAGTGCAAGACAGCACATAGTAATTAGTAatgttattaaatgtattttgcaGATTGGTGAACAATTGAGACACAGGGTCAGCTTGTCCCTGGAGAAACTGGGGTTATGGGCCTTACTCAAGAGCccagtgatgacatcacacTGACTTCaactgctgagccacacatctCCGCCTATTAGCATCGCACATgttggctctgtgtgtgtcagcatcACCTTAACATTAATGAAAGTTTTTTCCCCATATTTTCCAGGACACGACTGGGGCGGGATGCTGGCCTGGTACTTCACCCTGGAACGGCTTGATATGGTGCAGTGCCTCATCACCATGAACGCCCTGCACTCCGCCGCCTGGCTGGGTAATGCCATTGCCCGTTTGGGATGGTGCCAAATGCAGAAACACATGCAGTGGTTCTTCCCCGTGTGACTCATTACTGTccaaaagtcttaggcaatcAAAGGAAACATTTAAAGCTGTTTGTCTGGGCAGTGAATGTACATTTCATCAGAAAGGaagacattttaacattagaacatatacaaattaacagtaacacaataaaatctAGCAGGAATTTCTTTTGTTCTTCAAAAAGTTATTCATGTCACGTTGGATGGCTACAAACCTCTCCTCTGGGACACCATTGCACATAtccattaaatttcaccaccagcatATTTAATCAATTTAATAAGTTAAATAATTAGATGAGGTACTGATTACTCAATCATGGTATGCTAGTGGCTGAGTCAACCAATGCATGGGACTGTTGGATGGTTACcgtaaatactggggtgactcaCAGTGTCAGGGGGGACAACATGAGCTACTTTGGGTTTTACGAACTGCTTTAAAACTGAGGCTCCAGTGtttggctaattagttcagttctccttgtgcttttactggtttgtttccttgattgaaggactcatccagctgtttcacattaacattagtgacacatgcatgattataggagactgaccaatcagcacacgcCAAGGACTCggtgctaaagtgaaatccaggtccttctaattgaaatggtagtttacaaatccagtcctagctcaaagtgtccaaCCTTGATAtagattaggtggtcaccctaggtGACATTAGGAGACCTTTACCAATGGCTAATCTAGCACACTTTGATGGACATAAAATCATTGTTTTAGCCcaacataaatgtaaatgaaacatAATTTCCATTAGGACCTCATCACAGTATTGCAGCTGCATCTCTTGCCCACTCTGCATGTTTCCGCTCTCTCCCCCGTATAGACACAGTCTTTACGAAGACCTGTCTGCTTCTTCCAGCTGCCCCTGCAGCCCCCCTCTCCGTGGGGTACCACTCAGACGTCATAGCTGTGGTGCATTTCCATGGAAAGGTGTAGTGGGACTATGGTATGTGTGACTGGAAACCACAGACATTCCCTGGTATcatgtttttgtcattttctcCTAACAGGATGTTAGTTCGAGACTTCAGATGCAAACGGAAGGAATAGTTTACTACAGTGCTGCTCACACTTCCTACTCTTACCCTCTCTGTATCTTTCGATGTGGGTTTTACATCTCTCTGTTTACGAtcagaaggtcacaggttcaTATCCTGTGCTCGGCAGAGTAACCACATCTCTTTTGGGCCCGTGAGCTAGATCCTTTACGTTAAAGTTTAGTTTCATTATTAGTGTTTATTTACCATTATAAGCCTAACTGATTGAACAGAAATATCCATTTTATGGGTAAAATGGCCCCAAATCTGTCAAACATTTCAGCTGTAAACTGGCCAGTTCCAGCCTGCCTGAGGTTCTGGGGTTTATTTTGGATTTTTcttaaatgaaaatgcatttcatttgaTTGTGAGTGTGGCTGAAC
This genomic window from Paramormyrops kingsleyae isolate MSU_618 chromosome 22, PKINGS_0.4, whole genome shotgun sequence contains:
- the LOC111849224 gene encoding lysophosphatidic acid receptor 2-like produces the protein MCIDIDGDDTPGCYCNRSLEFFYNHSDKHISNSWTSQNLLVVILGIIVCAFILFANSLVMVAIIINRGFHYPIYYLLGNLAASDLFAGASYLYLMFHTGPWITKMTKAQWFVRQGLINISLTASVVNLLAVAVERHQIIFTVKFHSRISNCRVALLILGIWLVALLMGLIPSMGWHCLCDLKNCSTMVPLYSRSFLIFWAVLNLVIFIIMAIMYLRIFLYVHKKIQRISQHQTQKKQMDTVMSLVKTLTMILGAFVICWTPGLVVLLLDGLGYRGTGILKVHEYFMVLAECNSVVNPIICSLRNQEMLSTFKGILCSPCRRGGVQSVPADTLIQEQLQNEEDLGKTPQRRVNAPAVQNHGPIVEQTLTLES